From a single Myxocyprinus asiaticus isolate MX2 ecotype Aquarium Trade chromosome 33, UBuf_Myxa_2, whole genome shotgun sequence genomic region:
- the LOC127424045 gene encoding doublesex- and mab-3-related transcription factor A2-like isoform X1, whose protein sequence is MDLRPEIPPAAQAGSQVHAGAAASIPVSMASNLLRAPQLLLRATEKYPRTPKCARCRNHGVVSALKGHKRYCRWKDCMCAKCTLIAERQRVMAAQVALRRQQAQEENEARELQLLYGTAEGLALAAANGIIPPRHNYEVFGQVNNETNSAESNIQKFELFPKTHLPGSVTPQQAVGKSVPTDTESVPGISSPDLRHGSGSENGDRESIVSSPIAKPLKDGEETPGSISPLGSDSGSDTDKDEQEPSPSSAASRQMNAIDILTRVFPNHKRSVLELVLQGCGKDVVQAIEQILNNSGQAKGPEESWTAERMLQSVQPPISSTPRPMLPGTMTLSNRSAFSPLQPNAPHFGADPSTYSLSTHLGLNPLRLAYSAHSRGLAFMAPYSTTGLMPTLGFRPPMDYAFSDLIRDRTLLHKDQNYSNGLYGPLVNNTPEKQ, encoded by the exons ATGGATCTTCGTCCAGAGATCCCGCCCGCCGCCCAAGCAGGGTCGCAGGTTCATGCAGGGGCCGCCGCCTCCATACCGGTTTCCATGGCCAGCAACCTCTTAAGGGCCCCACAGCTGTTGCTTCGCGCTACGGAGAAGTATCCACGAACGCCCAAGTGCGCCCGGTGCAGGAATCACGGGGTTGTGTCCGCTCTAAAGGGGCATAAGCGCTACTGCAGATGGAAGGACTGCATGTGTGCCAAATGCACTCTGATCGCTGAGAGACAGCGCGTCATGGCAGCTCAGGTTGCGCTCCGCAGGCAGCAGGCTCAGGAGGAGAACGAGGCGAGAGAGCTGCAACTGCTCTACGGCACTGCAGAGGGTCTGGCCCTGGCCGCTGCCAACGGCATCATTCCTCCTCGACATAACTATGAGGTCTTTGGCCAAGTGAACAACGAAACCAACTCCG CAGAATCAAACATTCAAAAGTTCGAGTTGTTCCCGAAGACACATTTACCAGGATCGGTGACTCCACAGCAGGCTGTGGGAAAGTCCGTACCCACAGACACCGAATCTGTTCCTGGAATTTCATCTCCAGATTTGCGCCATGGCTCCGGCTCGGAAAACGGTGACCGAGAATCCATCGTGAGTTCCCCGATCGCCAAACCTTTGAAAGACGGAGAGGAGACGCCGGGCTCAATCAGTCCACTAGGCTCAGACTCCGGCTCAGATACGGATAAAGACGAGCAGGAGCCCTCTCCCTCCTCTGCAGCATCACGACAGATGAACGCCATCGACATCTTAACGAGGGTCTTCCCCAACCACAAGCGCAGCGTCCTGGAGCTTGTCCTTCAAGGATGCGGGAAAGACGTGGTGCAGGCCATAGAGCAAATACTCAACAACAGCGGCCAAGCCAAGGGTCCAGAGGAGTCCTGGACGGCGGAAAGGATGCTGCAGAGCGTACAGCCGCCAATATCTTCCACCCCCAGGCCTATGTTACCCGGAACCATGACGCTCAGCAATAGGTCTGCCTTCTCCCCTCTGCAACCCAATGCTCCACACTTTGGTGCCGATCCCAGCACCTATTCTCTCAGTACGCATTTGGGCCTGAACCCACTGCGGCTGGCATACTCGGCTCACAGCAGAGGTCTTGCCTTCATGGCTCCTTACTCCACCACAGGTCTAATGCCAACATTGGGCTTTAGGCCGCCAATGGACTACGCCTTCAGTGACTTGATTAGAGACAGGACTCTCTTGCATAAGGATCAGAACTACAGTAATGGACTGTATGGTCCCCTGGTCAACAACACTCCAGAGAAACAGTGA
- the LOC127424045 gene encoding doublesex- and mab-3-related transcription factor A2-like isoform X2: protein MDLRPEIPPAAQAGSQVHAGAAASIPVSMASNLLRAPQLLLRATEKYPRTPKCARCRNHGVVSALKGHKRYCRWKDCMCAKCTLIAERQRVMAAQVALRRQQAQEENEARELQLLYGTAEGLALAAANGIIPPRHNYEVFGQVNNETNSESNIQKFELFPKTHLPGSVTPQQAVGKSVPTDTESVPGISSPDLRHGSGSENGDRESIVSSPIAKPLKDGEETPGSISPLGSDSGSDTDKDEQEPSPSSAASRQMNAIDILTRVFPNHKRSVLELVLQGCGKDVVQAIEQILNNSGQAKGPEESWTAERMLQSVQPPISSTPRPMLPGTMTLSNRSAFSPLQPNAPHFGADPSTYSLSTHLGLNPLRLAYSAHSRGLAFMAPYSTTGLMPTLGFRPPMDYAFSDLIRDRTLLHKDQNYSNGLYGPLVNNTPEKQ from the exons ATGGATCTTCGTCCAGAGATCCCGCCCGCCGCCCAAGCAGGGTCGCAGGTTCATGCAGGGGCCGCCGCCTCCATACCGGTTTCCATGGCCAGCAACCTCTTAAGGGCCCCACAGCTGTTGCTTCGCGCTACGGAGAAGTATCCACGAACGCCCAAGTGCGCCCGGTGCAGGAATCACGGGGTTGTGTCCGCTCTAAAGGGGCATAAGCGCTACTGCAGATGGAAGGACTGCATGTGTGCCAAATGCACTCTGATCGCTGAGAGACAGCGCGTCATGGCAGCTCAGGTTGCGCTCCGCAGGCAGCAGGCTCAGGAGGAGAACGAGGCGAGAGAGCTGCAACTGCTCTACGGCACTGCAGAGGGTCTGGCCCTGGCCGCTGCCAACGGCATCATTCCTCCTCGACATAACTATGAGGTCTTTGGCCAAGTGAACAACGAAACCAACTCCG AATCAAACATTCAAAAGTTCGAGTTGTTCCCGAAGACACATTTACCAGGATCGGTGACTCCACAGCAGGCTGTGGGAAAGTCCGTACCCACAGACACCGAATCTGTTCCTGGAATTTCATCTCCAGATTTGCGCCATGGCTCCGGCTCGGAAAACGGTGACCGAGAATCCATCGTGAGTTCCCCGATCGCCAAACCTTTGAAAGACGGAGAGGAGACGCCGGGCTCAATCAGTCCACTAGGCTCAGACTCCGGCTCAGATACGGATAAAGACGAGCAGGAGCCCTCTCCCTCCTCTGCAGCATCACGACAGATGAACGCCATCGACATCTTAACGAGGGTCTTCCCCAACCACAAGCGCAGCGTCCTGGAGCTTGTCCTTCAAGGATGCGGGAAAGACGTGGTGCAGGCCATAGAGCAAATACTCAACAACAGCGGCCAAGCCAAGGGTCCAGAGGAGTCCTGGACGGCGGAAAGGATGCTGCAGAGCGTACAGCCGCCAATATCTTCCACCCCCAGGCCTATGTTACCCGGAACCATGACGCTCAGCAATAGGTCTGCCTTCTCCCCTCTGCAACCCAATGCTCCACACTTTGGTGCCGATCCCAGCACCTATTCTCTCAGTACGCATTTGGGCCTGAACCCACTGCGGCTGGCATACTCGGCTCACAGCAGAGGTCTTGCCTTCATGGCTCCTTACTCCACCACAGGTCTAATGCCAACATTGGGCTTTAGGCCGCCAATGGACTACGCCTTCAGTGACTTGATTAGAGACAGGACTCTCTTGCATAAGGATCAGAACTACAGTAATGGACTGTATGGTCCCCTGGTCAACAACACTCCAGAGAAACAGTGA